A region of Periplaneta americana isolate PAMFEO1 chromosome 16, P.americana_PAMFEO1_priV1, whole genome shotgun sequence DNA encodes the following proteins:
- the LOC138692148 gene encoding zinc finger protein 737-like, giving the protein MSYYSEEYLDQGHALTHEVKVDKDPMPISFPMLKNEPEERNFSDQHVPGIKEEYEDQSHDLTSEIKVEDQVPISFPVVKRETEERNFLDHHVTGIKEEYVKQSHDLVSEVKCEKDPEAFSFPAVKREPEGMQTDSDAVTEEPCFEVAPEDNEVLTERIAATNERTVSSELDRLSLEENETVCEIPKNSDSTAKPVRTRESEKQMELESSKTCFPSAEKVSRHLSTDAGKKPFKCDVCGKCFSQSGNLRIHKRLHSGEKPFKCDVCGKCFSQSSNLKIHKRLHSGEKPFKCDVCGKCFLQSSKLRIHKRLHSGKKPFKCDVCGKCYSQSSILRIHKRLHSGEKPFKCDVCGKCYSQSSILRIHKRLHSGEKPFKCDVCGMCFSHPSNLRSHERLHTGEKPFKCDVCAKCFSRSGHLKQHSQIHTGDKHFKSDKLFKCDVCGKGFFRSGHLKEHSRLHTGEKPFKCDDCGKCFLRFDSLKHHIPLHTGEKPFKCDVCGKCFCRSRELKQHLRLHSGEKPFKCDVCGKCFSLSGVLKRHLRIHTGEKTFICHVCGKGFSDSTQLRNHDRRHTGEKPFKCDVCDKCFSKSNTLKAHERLHA; this is encoded by the exons ATGTCTTATTACTCCGAAGAATATTTGGACCAGGGACATGCTCTCACACATGAGGTGAAAGTTGATAAAGATCCGATGCCAATTTCATTCCCAATGTTGAAAAATGAACCAGAG gaacggaattTTTCGGATCAGCATGTGCCTGGTATAAAGGAGGAATATGAGGACCAGAGCCATGATCTCACTTCTGAGATAAAAGTTGAAGATCAAGTGCCAATTTCCTTCCCTGTGGTCAAACGTGAAACTGAG gaacggaattTCTTGGATCATCATGTGACTGGTATAAAGGAGGAGTATGTGAAACAGAGCCATGATCTCGTATCAGAGGTAAAATGTGAGAAAGATCCAGAGGCATTTTCGTTTCCTGCTGTGAAacgtgaacctgag GGAATGCAGACTGACTCGGACGCAGTGACTGAGGAGCCATGTTTTGAAGTAGCTCCAGAGGACAACGAGGTTTTGACGGAAAG GATTGCAGCTACGAATGAGAGGACTGTATCATCAGAATTGGACAGACTTTCTCTTGAAGAGAACGAGACTGTGTGCGAGATTCCCAAGAATTCAGATTCCACCGCAAAACCCGTGCGGACTCGTGAAAGTGAGAAGCAAATGGAATTAGAATCGTCTAAAACATGTTTCCCGTCTGCGGAAAAAGTGAGCCGCCATTTATCCACGGACGCAGgcaagaaacctttcaaatgcgatgtctgtggcaAGTGTTTTTCGCAGTCTGGTAATCTGAGAATCCATAAACGCCTTCactcaggcgagaaacctttcaaatgcgatgtttgtggcaagTGTTTTTCGCAGTCTAGTAATCTGAAAATCCATAAACGCCTTCactcaggcgagaaacctttcaaatgcgatgtctgtggcaAGTGTTTTTTGCAGTCTAGTAAACTGAGAATCCATAAACGCCTTCACTCAGgcaagaaacctttcaaatgcgatgtctgtggcaAGTGTTATTCGCAGTCTAGTATTCTGAGAATCCATAAACGCCTTCactcaggcgagaaacctttcaaatgcgatgtctgtggcaAGTGTTATTCGCAATCTAGTATTCTGAGAATCCATAAACGCCTTCactcaggcgagaaacctttcaaatgcgatgtttgtggcatGTGTTTTTCGCACCCTAGTAATCTAAGAAGCCATGAACGCCTTCACACaggtgagaaacctttcaaatgtgatgtttgtgctAAGTGTTTCTCTCGCTCTGGTCATTTGAAACAGCATTCACAAATACACACAGGCGATAAACATTTCAAAAGTGATAAacttttcaaatgtgatgtttgtggtaagggTTTCTTTCGCTCGGGTCATTTGAAAGAGCACTCACGAttacacacaggcgagaaaccttttaaatgtgatGATTGTGGTAAGTGTTTCCTTCGCTTCGACTCCTTGAAGCACCATATACCAttacacacaggcgagaaacctttcaaatgcgatgtttgtggcaagTGTTTTTGTCGCTCCCGTGAATTGAAACAGCATTTACGACTACactcaggcgagaaacctttcaaatgtgatgtttgtggtaagtgcttCTCTCTCTCCGGTGTCTTGAAACGGCATTTAAGaatacacacaggcgagaaaaCCTTCATATGTCACGTTTGTGGCAAGGGTTTCTCAGATTCGACTCAACTAAGAAACCATGATCgccggcacacaggcgagaaacctttcaaatgtgatgtttgtgataAGTGTTTTTCGAAATCGAATACCCTAAAAGCACATGAACGTCTTCATGCGTga